A region from the Macrobrachium nipponense isolate FS-2020 chromosome 47, ASM1510439v2, whole genome shotgun sequence genome encodes:
- the LOC135204832 gene encoding bestrophin-2-like, with translation MTVVYCDKIASHGGFGSFFKLLLKWRGSVYKMVWQDMLVFIVLYYVITLIYRFALPEENMRVFEMVVVHCAKFRNLIPISFVLGFFVSLVVSRWWSTYKSLPWPDTLAITLSTYITGQDPESKNVRATILRYVNLTIALTFAKISPAVKRKLPNLQQFIVAGYLTDVEKIALDNMELKTKQHKLWVPITWACKTLQKARNDEVVVNDSHQRLIAAEIMAIRSQCGGLLGFSFYNIPLVYTQVVTIAVYSFFIFSLIGEQYLDPSQGIPTHVIDLYFPMFALLQLFFYIGWLKVAEALLNPFGEDDHDFEFNSMLQRHKEVCHMLSEADKNELPPHLQELYAAEVTSNNIEP, from the exons ATGACGGTCGTCTATTGCGATAAGATCGCCAGCCATGGAGGCTTCGGGTCCTTCTTCAAGCTGCTCCTCAA ATGGCGCGGCAGCGTGTACAAGATGGTGTGGCAGGATATGCTGGTGTTCATCGTCCTGTACTACGTGATCACTCTGATCTATCGATTCGCCCTCCCCGAGGAAAACATGAG AGTCTTCGAGATGGTCGTGGTCCACTGTGCCAAATTCAGAAACTTGATCCCCATCTCCTTCGTCCTGGGCTTCTTCGTCTCCCTGGTCGTCAGCAGGTGGTGGAGTACTTACAAAAGCCTCCCCTGGCCTGATACGTTGGCCATCACCCTCAGCACCTATATAACTGGACAG GATCCAGAATCCAAGAACGTCAGAGCGACCATCTTGCGTTATGTCAATCTCACCATCGCCCTGACCTTTGCTAAGATTTCTCCTGCAGTTAAGAGGAAACTACCAAACCTGCAGCAGTTCATTGTTGCTG gGTACTTGACAGACGTTGAAAAAATTGCCCTCGACAACATGGAACTGAAGACGAAACAGCACAAGCTCTGGGTTCCCATCACTTGGGCTTGTAAGACTCTGCAGAAGGCCAGAAATGACGAGGTCGTGGTGAACGACTCACACCAGCGGCTGATAGCGGCTGAAATCATGGCCATCAGGAGCCAGTGCGGTGGCCTCTTAGGATTCAGCTTTTACAATATACCCCTTGTGTACACACAG GTCGTGACCATAGCAGTGTACTCGTTCTTCATCTTCTCGCTGATCGGAGAGCAATACTTGGACCCGAGTCAAGGAATCCCAACCCACGTCATCGACCTCTACTTCCCCATGTTCGCCCTTCTGCAGTTGTTCTTCTACATAGGCTGGCTCAAGGTAGCAGAGGCTCTGCTTAACCCCTTCGGCGAAGACGACCACGACTTCGAGTTCAACTCGATGCTTCAGAGGCACAAGGAG gttTGCCACATGTTATCTGAAGCTGACAAGAATGAGCTCCCTCCTCACCTGCAAGAATTATACGCGGCAGAGGTCACCAGCAACAACATCGAACCGTGA